One Cellulomonas sp. Y8 DNA segment encodes these proteins:
- a CDS encoding FAD-binding oxidoreductase, protein MTETRTPVDPGPAGPGPSAPAAAPDAAALAAVVADLRAALPAGSLVTDPDALRDRSQDGSATPPTGDPVALVQPSTTAEVSAVLRAAHAHGVPVVPQGALSGLAGGANAVPGAILLSTARMTEIRRIDPVDQVAVVQPGVVTKDLVDAVAARGLFYPPDPASYAQSTVGGNIATNAGGMRCVKYGVTRDFVRSLEVVLADGEVVRTSPETVKAVAGLDLTGLVVGSEGTLAVVTEATLGLLPAPGPDRGVCATFATVADALEAANAIIASPHRPSTLELLDGVVLASLVAYDPEAGLPAGAEAMLLAITDEAIGGVEDVAAYEAIAREHGALTVDVAHDEQRLHALLRARRAFNPAMRAVRGGSINGDVAVPRTRLPELLERLGDISAQVGLPIGTGGHVGDGNLHPVIAFDPADPAQVAAAAEAHARILGLAVELGGTVTGEHGIGTEKRAALPAELGDRVLAIQRGIKQVLDPRNILNPGKKL, encoded by the coding sequence GTGACCGAGACCCGCACGCCCGTCGACCCCGGCCCCGCCGGCCCGGGTCCGTCCGCCCCCGCCGCCGCGCCGGACGCCGCCGCGCTCGCGGCCGTCGTCGCGGACCTGCGCGCCGCGCTGCCCGCCGGGTCGCTGGTCACGGACCCCGACGCACTGCGCGACCGGTCCCAGGACGGCTCGGCGACCCCGCCCACGGGGGACCCGGTCGCCCTGGTGCAGCCGTCGACCACCGCCGAGGTGTCCGCCGTGCTCCGCGCCGCGCACGCCCACGGGGTCCCCGTCGTGCCGCAGGGCGCGCTCAGCGGGCTCGCCGGTGGTGCCAACGCCGTCCCGGGCGCGATCCTGCTGTCGACGGCTCGGATGACGGAGATCCGTCGCATCGACCCGGTCGACCAGGTCGCGGTCGTCCAGCCGGGGGTCGTCACCAAGGACCTGGTCGACGCCGTCGCCGCCCGCGGGCTCTTCTACCCGCCGGACCCGGCGTCGTACGCGCAGAGCACCGTCGGCGGGAACATCGCGACCAACGCGGGCGGGATGCGCTGCGTGAAGTACGGGGTCACCCGGGACTTCGTGCGCTCGCTCGAGGTCGTGCTGGCCGACGGGGAGGTCGTCCGGACGTCGCCGGAGACCGTGAAGGCCGTGGCGGGGCTCGACCTCACGGGGCTGGTCGTCGGGTCGGAGGGGACGCTCGCGGTCGTCACCGAGGCGACGCTCGGGCTGCTGCCGGCGCCCGGCCCGGACCGCGGCGTGTGCGCGACCTTCGCCACCGTCGCCGACGCGCTGGAGGCGGCGAACGCGATCATCGCGAGCCCGCACCGCCCGTCGACGCTGGAGCTGCTGGACGGCGTCGTGCTGGCGTCGCTCGTCGCGTACGACCCGGAGGCGGGGCTGCCCGCGGGCGCCGAGGCGATGCTGCTGGCGATCACCGACGAGGCGATCGGCGGCGTCGAGGACGTCGCGGCCTACGAGGCGATCGCCCGGGAGCACGGCGCCCTGACGGTGGACGTCGCGCACGACGAGCAGCGGCTGCACGCGCTGCTGCGCGCCCGGCGGGCGTTCAACCCGGCGATGCGAGCGGTCCGCGGCGGCAGCATCAACGGGGACGTCGCGGTGCCGCGCACCCGGCTGCCGGAGCTGCTGGAGCGGCTGGGCGACATCTCCGCGCAGGTCGGGCTGCCCATCGGCACCGGCGGCCACGTCGGCGACGGCAACCTGCACCCGGTCATCGCGTTCGACCCGGCCGACCCGGCGCAGGTCGCCGCGGCGGCGGAGGCGCACGCGCGGATCCTCGGCCTGGCGGTCGAGCTCGGCGGCACCGTCACGGGCGAGCACGGCATCGGCACCGAGAAGCGGGCCGCCCTGCCGGCCGAGCTGGGCGACCGGGTCCTGGCGATCCAGCGCGGCATCAAGCAGGTCCTGGACCCGCGGAACATCCTCAACCCGGGCAAGAAGCTCTAG
- a CDS encoding methionine ABC transporter ATP-binding protein, producing MTAMVSLRDVTKVFDGSSGPVRAVDGVTLDIERGDVFGVIGYSGAGKSTLVRLINALEAPTSGQVVVDGTELTGLKERGLRPARAGIGFIFQQFNLLKSRTVAANVAYPLRVAKWPKAKREARVAELLEFVGLSDKAKQYPDQLSGGQKQRVGIARALATSPALLLADEATSALDPETTKDVLDLLRRVNRELGVTIVVITHEMSVVSYLCNKVAVMEHGKVVEEGDVYRVFAEPTQPITRRFIGAALHDRPRPDVVARLRERHAGRIVTIAIRESEATAGIIVTERLRAHGIDGHVVFGGITEVNSRPLGSLTFALEGPHAAIDAFLADLRAHTEVIEHAPDGDHAGPASKEVGA from the coding sequence ATGACCGCGATGGTCTCCCTGCGTGACGTGACGAAGGTGTTCGACGGGTCCTCAGGACCCGTGCGCGCCGTCGACGGCGTCACGCTCGACATCGAGCGCGGCGACGTGTTCGGCGTGATCGGCTACTCCGGCGCCGGCAAGAGCACGCTGGTCCGGCTGATCAACGCGCTCGAGGCCCCGACCTCGGGGCAGGTGGTGGTCGACGGCACCGAGCTCACGGGGCTCAAGGAGCGGGGCCTGCGCCCCGCCCGCGCCGGGATCGGCTTCATCTTCCAGCAGTTCAACCTGCTGAAGTCCCGCACGGTGGCCGCGAACGTGGCGTACCCGCTGCGGGTCGCGAAGTGGCCGAAGGCCAAGCGCGAGGCCCGCGTGGCCGAGCTGCTCGAGTTCGTCGGGCTGTCCGACAAGGCCAAGCAGTACCCCGACCAGCTGTCCGGCGGGCAGAAGCAGCGCGTGGGCATCGCCCGGGCGCTCGCGACGTCGCCGGCCCTGCTGCTCGCCGACGAGGCCACCAGCGCCCTCGACCCCGAGACGACCAAGGACGTGCTCGACCTGCTCCGCCGGGTCAACCGCGAGCTCGGCGTCACGATCGTGGTCATCACGCACGAGATGTCGGTCGTCTCCTACCTGTGCAACAAGGTCGCGGTCATGGAGCACGGCAAGGTGGTCGAGGAGGGCGACGTCTACCGCGTGTTCGCGGAGCCCACGCAGCCGATCACCCGCCGGTTCATCGGCGCCGCCCTGCACGACCGGCCGCGGCCCGACGTCGTCGCCCGGCTGCGCGAGCGGCACGCCGGCCGGATCGTCACGATCGCGATCCGGGAGAGCGAGGCGACCGCCGGGATCATCGTCACCGAGCGCCTGCGCGCCCACGGGATCGACGGGCACGTGGTGTTCGGCGGCATCACCGAGGTGAACTCCCGCCCGCTCGGCTCCCTCACGTTCGCGCTGGAGGGTCCGCACGCCGCGATCGACGCGTTCCTCGCCGACCTGCGCGCGCACACCGAGGTCATCGAGCACGCCCCCGACGGCGACCATGCCGGCCCCGCGAGCAAGGAGGTGGGCGCGTGA
- a CDS encoding alpha-hydroxy acid oxidase: MRRRLQTWSELRPLLRMRPLELDPVARRLSRAYTVRDLRTIARARTPRSIFDYVDGAAEAEVSLRRARRTLRDVEFRPSVLRDVGEVDLSTTVLGRPAAAPFLYAPTGFTRMMQHEGERAVARSAARTGIPYTLSTMGTTSIEDLAAAAPDGRNWFGLYVWKDRGASTELMARAKAAGYEALVITVDVPVGGARLRDNRNGFSIPPALSVKTVVDGALHPSWWLNFLTTEPLRFATLDSWQGTIEELAGHMFDPTVELADLAWVREQWDGPLVVKGVQTVADAERVVGAGADAVVLSNHGGRQLDRAPVPLTLVPGTVQAVGDRAEVYVDTGFSSGADVVAAVAHGARAVMLGRAYLYGLMAGGERGVDRVGEILTTEIARTLRLLGVRSLAELTPEHVGLP; this comes from the coding sequence GTGCGGCGACGGCTGCAGACCTGGTCCGAGCTCAGGCCCCTGCTGCGGATGCGTCCGCTCGAGCTGGACCCGGTGGCCCGCCGGTTGTCCCGGGCGTACACGGTGCGGGACCTGCGGACGATCGCGCGGGCCCGGACCCCGCGGTCGATCTTCGACTACGTGGACGGCGCCGCCGAGGCCGAGGTGTCGCTGCGCCGCGCCCGCCGCACGCTCCGGGACGTGGAGTTCCGGCCGTCGGTGCTCCGCGACGTCGGCGAGGTCGACCTGTCGACGACGGTCCTGGGCCGGCCCGCCGCGGCGCCGTTCCTGTACGCCCCGACCGGCTTCACGCGGATGATGCAGCACGAGGGCGAGCGGGCCGTGGCCCGGTCCGCGGCGCGCACCGGCATCCCGTACACGCTGTCGACGATGGGCACGACGTCGATCGAGGACCTCGCGGCCGCCGCGCCGGACGGGCGGAACTGGTTCGGCCTGTACGTGTGGAAGGACCGCGGCGCCTCGACCGAGCTCATGGCGCGCGCGAAGGCCGCGGGCTACGAGGCGCTGGTCATCACCGTCGACGTCCCGGTGGGCGGCGCGCGGCTGCGCGACAACCGGAACGGGTTCAGCATCCCGCCGGCGCTGTCGGTGAAGACCGTCGTCGACGGCGCGCTGCACCCGTCGTGGTGGCTGAACTTCCTCACCACCGAGCCGCTGCGGTTCGCGACGCTCGACTCCTGGCAGGGGACGATCGAGGAGCTCGCGGGGCACATGTTCGACCCGACCGTCGAGCTCGCCGACCTGGCGTGGGTGCGGGAGCAGTGGGACGGGCCGCTCGTGGTGAAGGGCGTGCAGACCGTCGCCGACGCCGAGCGCGTGGTCGGCGCGGGCGCCGACGCCGTCGTGCTGTCGAACCACGGCGGGCGGCAGCTCGACCGGGCGCCGGTGCCGCTGACCCTCGTCCCCGGCACGGTGCAGGCGGTCGGCGACCGGGCCGAGGTCTACGTCGACACCGGCTTCTCGAGCGGCGCCGACGTGGTCGCCGCGGTGGCGCACGGTGCGCGCGCCGTCATGCTCGGCCGCGCCTACCTGTACGGCCTCATGGCCGGCGGCGAGCGCGGCGTCGACCGCGTCGGCGAGATCCTGACCACCGAGATCGCCCGGACCCTGCGCCTGCTCGGCGTGCGGTCCCTCGCCGAGCTCACCCCCGAGCACGTGGGGTTGCCGTGA
- a CDS encoding ABC transporter permease subunit, with protein MAIAALAIGGLAGLVLGIALYVTRAGNILANRPVFVVLNVLVNIVRPIPFIIFITAVRPLTQALTGASYGVEAAIPALAIMATFATSRIVEQNLVALDPGVVEAARAMGAGPLRIIATVIVPETLGPLILGFTFLFVGIVDMTAVAGAIGAGGLGDFAIVYGYQRFNDVVTWTAVAVIVVMVQLAQFLGNFLARKVLRR; from the coding sequence ATGGCGATCGCCGCCCTGGCGATCGGCGGGCTCGCCGGCCTCGTGCTCGGCATCGCGCTCTACGTGACCCGGGCCGGCAACATCCTGGCCAACCGCCCGGTGTTCGTCGTGCTCAACGTGCTGGTCAACATCGTCCGGCCGATCCCGTTCATCATCTTCATCACCGCGGTCCGGCCGCTGACCCAGGCGCTCACCGGGGCGTCCTACGGCGTCGAGGCCGCGATCCCGGCGCTCGCGATCATGGCGACGTTCGCGACCTCCCGCATCGTCGAGCAGAACCTCGTCGCGCTCGACCCGGGCGTCGTCGAGGCGGCGCGCGCGATGGGCGCCGGCCCGCTGCGGATCATCGCGACCGTGATCGTCCCCGAGACGCTCGGCCCGCTCATCCTGGGCTTCACATTCCTGTTCGTCGGCATCGTCGACATGACGGCGGTCGCAGGCGCGATCGGCGCCGGCGGCCTCGGCGACTTCGCGATCGTCTACGGGTACCAGCGGTTCAACGACGTGGTCACGTGGACCGCCGTCGCGGTGATCGTGGTGATGGTCCAGCTCGCCCAGTTCCTGGGCAACTTCCTGGCCCGCAAGGTCCTGCGCCGCTGA
- a CDS encoding MetQ/NlpA family ABC transporter substrate-binding protein produces MKRRLTAALAALAVGALAACSGGEPAAAPTTADPDNPVTVRVGVTDKSKAYWTTFTDLAAEEGIDVELVNFTDYQQPNTVLSEGQLELNQFQHLLFLANYNVSADDDLAPIGATVIYQLGLYTTQGYASPDEIPDGGEVAIPNDPTNQARALLVLQSAGLISLKDGGNALSTPAEIDQAASRVKVVPVDANQTAIQLQDLDAAVVNNNFAADAGIDPTTAIYSDLEDTDTARPYVNIWVARAEDADNPVYADLIEIYHRDEVIGQLLDENQGTAVEQDLSPEELQASLTELEDQVRAAG; encoded by the coding sequence ATGAAGCGCAGACTGACCGCCGCCCTCGCCGCCCTCGCCGTGGGCGCCCTGGCCGCCTGCTCCGGCGGCGAGCCCGCGGCCGCACCGACCACGGCCGACCCGGACAACCCGGTGACCGTGCGCGTCGGCGTGACCGACAAGTCGAAGGCCTACTGGACCACGTTCACCGACCTGGCGGCCGAGGAGGGCATCGACGTCGAGCTGGTGAACTTCACCGACTACCAGCAGCCGAACACGGTGCTCAGCGAGGGCCAGCTGGAGCTCAACCAGTTCCAGCACCTGCTGTTCCTCGCGAACTACAACGTCAGCGCGGACGACGACCTCGCGCCCATCGGCGCGACGGTCATCTACCAGCTCGGCCTGTACACGACCCAGGGCTACGCGTCGCCGGACGAGATCCCGGACGGCGGCGAGGTCGCCATCCCGAACGACCCGACCAACCAGGCGCGCGCGCTGCTCGTGCTGCAGTCGGCCGGCCTCATCTCGCTGAAGGACGGCGGCAACGCGCTGTCGACCCCCGCCGAGATCGACCAGGCGGCGTCCCGCGTGAAGGTCGTCCCCGTCGACGCCAACCAGACCGCGATCCAGCTGCAGGACCTGGACGCCGCCGTCGTCAACAACAACTTCGCCGCCGACGCGGGCATCGACCCGACCACGGCGATCTACTCCGACCTCGAGGACACGGACACGGCCCGCCCGTACGTGAACATCTGGGTCGCCCGAGCCGAGGACGCCGACAACCCGGTGTACGCGGACCTGATCGAGATCTACCACCGCGACGAGGTCATCGGCCAGCTCCTGGACGAGAACCAGGGCACCGCCGTCGAGCAGGACCTCAGCCCCGAGGAGCTGCAGGCCAGCCTCACGGAGCTCGAGGACCAGGTCCGCGCCGCGGGCTGA